In the genome of Anabrus simplex isolate iqAnaSimp1 chromosome 2, ASM4041472v1, whole genome shotgun sequence, the window CCGGTGAAGTTATTCTAAGACAGGAAGTGACAACAGCAATGACATTCCACAGTACCATAAACTTCGTGGTACTGTCATTAGTGAAAGTGGCAGGTTTACTGATTCAGAGAATGATACAAATGAAAACAGTATAGGCTGTGGTGTAGACAGTAATGACAACAATCCTACTTATATGCATAATACAGGGTTTGGTTAAGTTGCAGTTGAAAGCGACACACTGTTGCAACCCTCCCTGCTGTATCTCAAAACATCACATCCTAAATATGCCCCTCCCAATGATGAATGATGCAGACCCTGTGCAGTATTTGaaacttctttatttatttttttattcttttttttttacatcccaCATTTTTACTTTGACACGAGTTTAATAGTGAACGAAATGAACAGGTATGCAAATCAATTTCCATCTACTCATAAGCAACTATCACCCTGTTCAACAGCTTGAAAATGGAGACCTGTCAGAGTTGCAGAAATATAAGCCTTTGTGGAAGTATTAATGGAAATGGGTATCACAAGAAGGCCAAACATATATACTTTCACACTGGTCAACTAATTCAAGACGAATGCCGTGGTTTGGTACCACATTTTCCTGCAATAGATTTCAATGAATTCTGAAATTTTCCACTTTATTAACAACAGTATCATCCTTCCACCTGGCCATCCTAAATATAGCGTATGGTGATATACAATACTTTTTTAATTAGAAACTGAAGTGCCTAAGATACTGAAACTTTCCAAAGAGTAttctttacaatctgttttacatcgcaccgatacagataggtcttacggcgacgatgggataggaaacgactaggagtgggaaggaagcggccatgatcttaaggtacagccctagcatttgcctggtgtgaaaatgggaaacgacggaaaaccatcttcagggctgccgacagtggggttcgaacacactatctcctggatgcaagctctttCCAAAGAGTAAACCAACAGTATGCAGCTGCTGATAATCTTGTGCACTGGGCATGTAATTTTAATTGTTTTTTCCCCTCTCAATTTTGACTTTTTTTTTGACTTAGTAAACATGTAAGGTAACTCCATTTCTATGATCAGTAAAAACTTTGGGGATATATCTTTAACAACACGAAAGATATAATTATTTTACTGAAGCATTGCTATTTCTTAAGAAGAAACCTGGCATTCTTCACACATACCACCTATAAGCGACTGGTGCTGAAAAGGTTAAGTTTACTACAACAGTTCGAAGACCATGTAGCATGCCTTCTGATTattttagtgaaaataaaataaatgtatatggCACAACAGAAGAAAAATGTGTCACATTTCCACTCAATTATCCCCCTCCCTCCCCAAAAAGCAACACATGTACCTCAGGAGATTCATGACAATCTGATTAAATTTAGAAAGATAATCCTGCTTGAGCGTTTGTCTCATTAATATTATATAAAAccaatttttaaagttttatttcaTGTTTTTATTCAGCAAGTTTAATTTTTTAACCCAATTTATTTCTGTTGTCTCTTCTTCACAGCAGCTCCACAGTCTACGgatagtgtgcctacctcttacccgaaggccccaagttctattcctggtcaggtcagggatttttacctggatcttgaGAGTCAGTTCAAAGTCCACACAGCCTGAGTGAGAACAGCTGTCAGGCTATCCGATGAAGAGACAGCTGATCTGGTctggaaagtcaagaataactgctaAGTGGATTTGTTGTGCTGACAACAAATCACCCTGTAATTTGctggtcttcgggatgagcagaggtcgcttggtaggccgaggctcATCAGGACAGTagcgccatggagtttgttttgtttgtttgtctctttgcCAGGTCTGAGGGTTTAATCCCCATTTTATCGATACAAAAGGGCATCCTAATATCTTACATGCTCATTTCTCATTGCATTTAATCAGTACTTCTGGCAAGATATTGAACACAACCTGAAAGGAGAATTTCAGAGACTAGTAAAGAAACCTGAATATACTTGGGAAGTTCTGGAAATACAAAGTAATATaagcacattttaaaaattcacaatgAAGTAAACTAACAATGAAGAAGCATGCACTCCATCAAATCTTCCCTCGTGTTATTGATATTTTGCATATATTGTACCTAGGTAGAATAGTGCACAAGAATTTGTAAAATTTTCTCATATTCAAAATTTCCTAGAATGCTAGTATGCAGattttggagaaaataatgaaagtttTTATATCATTCTACAGTTTAATTCCAATTTGTTAAATTTTATGCCAGTTCTCTTAAGAGATATTTAAATCCCTAACATTTGAACTCTGCTCATTAATGTTGCAAGATATTTCAAACTTTATATGTTATACTTTTAAATTTTACTCCTCTGTCACATTGTGTTAATCACAGAAGAACAACAAGTTTCTAAATCTTAATGAGTGTTTAAGTGATTAAAAAATTATTAACCACAACAGAGGCAAACAATAACAATATTTATCAAGATGAAAATAGTTATATGACCTAGTGAACCATCTACATCTAAGTGTCATCTTACAGAATTACTGTAGTTATCTTTTAGCACTGAAATATCTTTTACATTCCTGACAAATTTTCAAGATAATGATAGATAGTTGCACAATATAAATTATGTAACTTTCTTACTCTTTCATATGACTTTTTTCCTTACAAACATGACCTAAAAACCTATCTTCTTCAGTGAACATACGCTCGCATCTACAACATACGAGAATATATCCACTTTCAAAAGTAGCTAAAAAATGGTCCAACGAATTATAAAAATATTCCTCCTTACCATGTTTTTTGAATAAATGCACACTCAGTTCATCAgcatgagaaaaagaagaaaagcaatACAAGCAAACTAGAAGTTTGTGAATATCTAACAAATGGCCAAACAGTGTCCACCCTTCGTAGTACGTGTTACAGAGATTACATTTATAAATTTGGCGGGTTACTTTGTCCTTTGTTGAAGGTGGAGGATTCTCTACAGGCGATTTTGATTTGGAGATTGCTTTATACCTTTTTATACAAGCATCCTGATGCTTCTGCAAATCAGACATTGATGGAAAACCACGCCCACCACAAATGTAGCAATTAAATTTTATTACAGGCTGTACATCAAGATACTGAGCAAACTCTGAGTATGGTGTAACTAACTCACTTCCTTCTGATGATTCTTGTCCAGCATTATACTGCAAGTTAGTTTCGCTTTCATGTCCATCGTATGTTAAATTTGTAGCAAAGGAGTGTTCATAAGCAGATGATTCAGCATAATTATTCCTACAGTGAAGTCTATGATCAAGTAATGAAGACATTGAAGTAAAGTTGGTTGCATCACAAGAAGAACAAGCCAACTTTGCAATCTGTTCAAAAGGGATGAGATTACTCAACTCTGTACCAGGCCTAAGCCTGTTTTGGTCAAGTTCCATAATTTCTTCAAAATTTACGTCTTCCTTATATGTATTATATTTAAACGAACCACTGTCTGAGTCTACAGATAAATTGGTCACACAATTAAATTGATGCTCTTCTAACACAGCAAGATTTGGAAATCCAATTTCCCCACAAATATCACACTTAATGATGCGTTTCAAAGGGGGACATGGGCGGCATTCTGTAGGTTGGGATCTAGCACTATCTTCAGTAGAAGTATTCCCCCCATTTGGTGGAGAACTATAGCTTGTTTCAGATGAAATATTTCTCTCACAAGTATATTGATGTTCATAAAGTAATTCCAATGAATGAAAACCTATTTCACCACAAATATGACAACTCAGTATGATACGTCTCAAAGGAGGACACTGCATATTATTCACATAATTTCCAGCAGACCTGCGTTGATATTTTTTTGCCTGATGTTGGGGTGTAACAAGCTGTGATCCTCTCAACCAGACTCTCTTAGGGTATTTCCTTGCATTAGTCTGTGATGTAATACAGTCAGAAAAAATTGTTCTTCCACTTTGTCCAACTTCATGTGCTTCCATTTGCAATGAAGCAGGAGTCCCAGGCCAAGTGAAATCATTCTGATAAACATTCTCCTCAGAAAAATTGGTGACGGATTCTTGATGTAGAGATGCTGTATTCCTTACAGTGTTACGTAACGTATTCCTCTGAGCAGCATCATTAGTCTCAAAATCATTAAAACTGAAACCTGCACCTGAAAAAGCAGGCATGCATTGAGATGAGAAGTCAGTACGCAATTTATGTTTGCATGTTTCATTTAATATTTGTAAGTCTGAATATGAATCAGCAAGTTCTTGGTAATTTTCCATTTCCCGATTTTGCATATTACTAGTTAGCTTCCTTTCACTGTCTGAGGATGAATACAGAATGCTGATTTCATCTTTTGtgctatcatcatcatttcctggAATTAAGAAATCATCATCTTTGCATTCATTTGGAAATACACTTTGAGAGTCAAGTGATGCATTACTCAACTCTTTACTGAAATTATACTGATTTTCATCCAAGGCAGAGAAAGGTGAAAATTCAGTAGCATCATTCCATGATGAATACAGAATACTAATTTCCTCCTTGGGATTATTAGAGGATGAATACACAAAACTGACTTCTTCATTTTTCTGAGATTCTTCAACAACAGCTGGGGAACTAGTATCATCATCATCCAGCTCCATGTTGTTGGTACTTGGAATTATGTACCTGAAAATAAAAGAATATTCAAAGTCATAAACTGTATTAAAATAAGAAACGGCATTCAGTTTACACAATACTTCCATTAAATACAGGGAATATAATGTAAAGCTTCACACTTCTGGTCACAGGCCGCAGGAATCCCCAACCCAGCGCCGTATCGCTTGTGTCAAGCTTGGCCTGATAAAAAGTGTTGACAGCTGACGCAGCAGATACTTGGCTCTCTCACTCAGTTCGCTAATAACTATTGGACTTTTTAAGGTGTATTATAAGGTTATTATCTTGACGGTCAAGTACACTGAAGTGCAGAGAATATTTTTGGttaagtgttatttgcacaagaagaagaaaccagttaaaaggtgccttttaAAAATCCGTAGACAGTTTCCCGGCCtaacagtaccatcaaaacgttacatgCGATAACTCGTTCACATGTGTCGTAGTACTGGTCCCATACGTAATAAGAAGACGgggaaggagaacagctctcgCACAGGAGAGGTTACAAGATAAACAGCCAGGACTGCAGGTCAGTCCACGAAATTCACTTCCGAGAGTAACTCGGGAAACTGATATTTCACATTCTTCGGCACATAATGCAACAAAACAATTACATTTAAAATCTGACGGATCTCATTCAGACCATAACATACCGCCTACAAATTTCATTGCAAGAATacaattttgcaattggctaatgaatagtgtgtTCACTACAGTATCCTGGAtccgaactttattattattattattattattattattcatttatttattcattcattcatcctgaGCATGAAACTGGCGAGTTCAgcttcgtttagtttctataggcataATTATGCTGCTTCTCTGAGCCGATTACGTCCGCTCGCCAtcgcgggcactgcgctcgctgccTCTGCATCCCTGTGCTCCTATTTCTTGGTACTCCACTATCTTGTCTTAAATTATCTTCCCTGAataatacgaggacggtttgaaaagttctcggaatcaccactagatgtcagtgctagagcaacgaggttcccgcgcaataatcacacatccgtccgactcgttggctgaacggtcagcgtactggccttcggttcagagggtcccggattcgattcccggccgggtcggggattttaaccttcattggttaattcaaatggcacgggggctgggtgtatgtgttgtcttcatcatcatcacgacgcgcaggtcgcctacgggagtcaaatagaaagacctgcacctggcgagccgaacccgtcctgggatatcccggcactaaaagccatacgacatttcatttcattttttatcacacatcctttgtgagtgaacatgtggtgcgtcagtgctctagctgc includes:
- the LOC136864494 gene encoding uncharacterized protein isoform X2 yields the protein MELDDDDTSSPAVVEESQKNEEVSFVYSSSNNPKEEISILYSSWNDATEFSPFSALDENQYNFSKELSNASLDSQSVFPNECKDDDFLIPGNDDDSTKDEISILYSSSDSERKLTSNMQNREMENYQELADSYSDLQILNETCKHKLRTDFSSQCMPAFSGAGFSFNDFETNDAAQRNTLRNTVRNTASLHQESVTNFSEENVYQNDFTWPGTPASLQMEAHEVGQSGRTIFSDCITSQTNARKYPKRVWLRGSQLVTPQHQAKKYQRRSAGNYVNNMQCPPLRRIILSCHICGEIGFHSLELLYEHQYTCERNISSETSYSSPPNGGNTSTEDSARSQPTECRPCPPLKRIIKCDICGEIGFPNLAVLEEHQFNCVTNLSVDSDSGSFKYNTYKEDVNFEEIMELDQNRLRPGTELSNLIPFEQIAKLACSSCDATNFTSMSSLLDHRLHCRNNYAESSAYEHSFATNLTYDGHESETNLQYNAGQESSEGSCVQYLARSTD
- the LOC136864494 gene encoding uncharacterized protein isoform X1, encoding MELDDDDTSSPAVVEESQKNEEVSFVYSSSNNPKEEISILYSSWNDATEFSPFSALDENQYNFSKELSNASLDSQSVFPNECKDDDFLIPGNDDDSTKDEISILYSSSDSERKLTSNMQNREMENYQELADSYSDLQILNETCKHKLRTDFSSQCMPAFSGAGFSFNDFETNDAAQRNTLRNTVRNTASLHQESVTNFSEENVYQNDFTWPGTPASLQMEAHEVGQSGRTIFSDCITSQTNARKYPKRVWLRGSQLVTPQHQAKKYQRRSAGNYVNNMQCPPLRRIILSCHICGEIGFHSLELLYEHQYTCERNISSETSYSSPPNGGNTSTEDSARSQPTECRPCPPLKRIIKCDICGEIGFPNLAVLEEHQFNCVTNLSVDSDSGSFKYNTYKEDVNFEEIMELDQNRLRPGTELSNLIPFEQIAKLACSSCDATNFTSMSSLLDHRLHCRNNYAESSAYEHSFATNLTYDGHESETNLQYNAGQESSEGSELVTPYSEFAQYLDVQPVIKFNCYICGGRGFPSMSDLQKHQDACIKRYKAISKSKSPVENPPPSTKDKVTRQIYKCNLCNTYYEGWTLFGHLLDIHKLLVCLYCFSSFSHADELSVHLFKKHGKEEYFYNSLDHFLATFESGYILVCCRCERMFTEEDRFLGHVCKEKSHMKE